AAAGGACATATAGTAATAAACACGACAAAAAAAGTCTCAGCATTATATGCTTTTATTAGTTATCActttactttgaaaataaacatttctttgaATGCGAAACATATAgccaataaaaatttatattaatccagtaaaacaaataaagtttaattgagAAAAATcagtaacaaatatttcattcattacattctataactttttaaataacattcttTAAATTCGTCAGTAAAAATTTGACTTATatgatatttacattttgtaaaaaaatacaagatagTTTTTCAagatttactaaaaaaaatataatcagcaatgactaaatacaaaaattgtctaaaaataattatttatgttatgtatgattcgactagtttttaatacaacaaaaacatcTTAACATAATTGTATGATGTCACAATATCAAAACTTTGATATCTTTAAGTACCATTTGGGGAATACTTAAGTACCAGAATAGTATTTGAGCGGACAGTGTTAATCTCTCATATAACCTTAAACCTTAATGCCTTATTATAATGAGTTTTATAATACtcttaataaaactaatattccACACACATTGATAGATCACAGCTGAGATAGGACCAGGTTACCCTTACGGTGATTTTCCACCGtcataaaacatgtaaaaaaacataatgctTTCTCTGACATTCCAAAGTGTGTGagaataacaatatgttttgatacatGTGTTATGCAATGGATAGTCacatttatttagtacaataCATATCCAGTCCTTCACAATCACTGCACAAACTGTCCATAATCAGTTATATCAAGAGATCTTCTTCCCAATCTTCTTTTTCTCGTTCCGATATTGACACTGAAGGTCGTGAAAGCTGCTTCAGTTCTGCTTGCACTCTTGGAGGTATGGGGTTATCACTGAGGTCTACATATTCAAGAGCTCTTGATCTAGCTAATCTGTCGACATCCACTTctgtaaataaagaaaatcatcaattaaatttggcTGACGGGATAATGTAAGGCAGCTGTATGTGAAACAGCTGTGGCATaggttaaaatacaaataaagttaCTAAAGTAACtggaaatgtaaaatgtacatggaaataaaatgtaacactgTAAAATGTTGACCATGGGAAAATTCCTAGTATAACAGATTTaaccaaacaaaaataaacaaaattataaggaGTATTGTTTGCTTTAAATAGATAATCTATGAAAACTATCATAACATATGGTTTTGGATGTTTATTCAAGGACTTATCTCTGCAATCCTAAAGGTATTGAATTACCTTATGTATGACGTAATAAGAATGAATCAAGTACCAATGATTTGATTGTGATGTGCCAGCAGTGTGTGCAGACTGGGGCACTGGCAGGCAATCTGTGGCAGGGACACAAAGCTGTTGTGCGAGATGTCCAGCCGCTCTAGACAGGCCAGCGTACAGAGCTCATCTGGTAACCTTGCCATTTGGTTATTTGCAAGATTTAAATCTGTAAAATTAAGAATTGtatgtttattgatttaatatctCTCGCCTTTTAGATTATGGTTTGCAGGTCTAATTGTCAGGTTTTAGATGTTGTTTGGGCATTCATTCGCCAATCAATAGTTCTCTTTTCATACAACTTACTACAAATCTTGTATCTGAGTAGGACTTTCAAAAATTCCTTGTTTCTTACCaatataatagttatattaGCTAATGATACATAAGATATGTAAGTTAGTCATAAAATCTAGTGAGTTCATCAGTAATACCAACCTGTGATTAAGCTAAATTTAACAGTAAACTTAGGTGGTATCTTAGTGATGACATTTCCACTCAGGTCACAACTCTTCAGTTCCGTGTGTCGCATCAAATGGTATACTGCATCTGGTACTTGCATCAGCTGGCATTCTGATAAATCTGtacaattgaaaaatacacaatattaataatttaaaataactataacctataaaaaagcttaataatattattgcgGCTCTTGGCACTGATTGAATAGTGACTGTTGTATTGCAACAAAATGATTACTATTACTAGCTGTgtccgtgacttcgtccgcgtgaaatactatctcggggagcattttttttgggctaattattttactttca
This sequence is a window from Papilio machaon chromosome 3, ilPapMach1.1, whole genome shotgun sequence. Protein-coding genes within it:
- the LOC106719732 gene encoding leucine-rich repeat protein soc-2 isoform X1; amino-acid sequence: MRPPSEYEGARMPAEAEEGDPRAPAMMICARLAGRAIIRVVGRCEDAQENSQLDLSECQLMQVPDAVYHLMRHTELKSCDLSGNVITKIPPKFTVKFSLITDLNLANNQMARLPDELCTLACLERLDISHNSFVSLPQIACQCPSLHTLLAHHNQIIEVDVDRLARSRALEYVDLSDNPIPPRVQAELKQLSRPSVSISEREKEDWEEDLLI
- the LOC106719732 gene encoding leucine-rich repeat-containing protein 40 isoform X2, with amino-acid sequence MAQAVTRVILRCETAQETEALDLSECQLMQVPDAVYHLMRHTELKSCDLSGNVITKIPPKFTVKFSLITDLNLANNQMARLPDELCTLACLERLDISHNSFVSLPQIACQCPSLHTLLAHHNQIIEVDVDRLARSRALEYVDLSDNPIPPRVQAELKQLSRPSVSISEREKEDWEEDLLI